The Silene latifolia isolate original U9 population chromosome X, ASM4854445v1, whole genome shotgun sequence genome contains the following window.
ACAGCACCACAGCCCACAGGCCAcaataatagacaaattgattacaGACCTCCATGTCATAGTCCATTATCCTTTCTTGTTTGAACTGCCCTTTCCCAATCACAACATGTTCAAGCTTCAGCTTACTGTATGCCCTTTTAAGGATCCGGCCCTGCGAAGAAGAATTTTGTTGAAGACAAGCACGGAAGGAATTAAAAATCATTACACAGTTACACAGCAATTAGGGCTTGGAAGGACCTCGACAGACTGTGCAGTGGCAAGCCTGTAAACATGAACAGGCTTGGTTTGACCAATCCTATGACAGCGATCCATTGCCTGCAGATCCATTTGAGGATTCTGCAAGGAACATAAATAAAGGTCATGAGCTTAGAACTAATAGAAAAAGACAAGTCCATCAACAATACAGCCTTAGTCTTCCAAAATAGAGGGATGGCTAACATGGCCATCACAAGCAAGAAGGGAAAAGaccaagggaaaagaaaagaacacggaaatatagtaaaaataaaagtgatcgCCTATTAAACGTAAAAGCTCCATCGATAGCATATATCATCACTCTGTCCTTTCGGACCAATCAAAAACACGAGAGAAACATACCCAGTCACTGTCATAAAGAATGCAAGTGTCTGCAGAAGTAAGGTTAATTCCTAATCCACCAGCCCTTGTACTGAGGAGAAATATTCTGAAGTTGCTATCGATATCATTAAACTCCTGTATCTGTTGATGCAAATAAACGCCTATTATGGTCAAGTGTATATAGGTATAAAAAATCAAATCAGTACACTCAATGGCACTACAAACAAAAAAGACAACTTTGAAGGTCTAGAAAAAGTTGCAAATCCATACAAAACCGTATTAGAATTTCCACGTCTGCCCATATTTAAGAACCCATCGTAACCAAGCCATCATCCTCATGACCTCATCTACAATGCAGTGAATTTTAAGTGGCCTTAACATTTATTTCGCGTGACAAACTAAGTAATCAACACCTAAACACTGTTGGAGCCCTTACTATTCACTCCGGCTACGTATTGCAAACATGTCATAAAAGTAATACAAACCAAGAAAAGCAAAACCAAGGCATCGCCAAAATAAATTATTTCGGCAAAATTGATCCTTGACGTGCATCTCCAAAAACAAATGTAGCAAAGAAAAATGAATACAGAGAGATTTTAAAAGAGCAACCATCCAATATCCGGCAACTTAATAATATGGTGTTACATAAAACCGAATGAAGGTAGATACAATTTCTAAGAAGCTGGATATACATATATgttaattaaaaaaaaagaacaaaataaaacACAGGCCACAAAACTATGAGAATAACCTATGCATGAACAAAATGAAAATAACATGAAACAGATTCAAAACCAGTCCAGTTTTACCTGTCTCTTCCGGTCATCAAGTTTCACACTACCATCAATTCTACAAACTGGGAATCCTTTTTCACTGAAGTAGTAGTCCATAATATCAAGAATTTTGGTCCATTGAGAAAATATTAGAACCTGGTAAAATAAGTTAATTAGACAGGAGAAACCTGGAAGTAACCTGAACAAACCTCCTTCCATGCATGTTTATTATATAATCTAGCTTCTAACACATACCTTATGTTTGCGGGCAAAAAGCTTAGTCAGCAACTTATCTAGCAACTGGAACTTGCCACACTGCCCAACTATTTGTTCTACAGGTGGATAGAAATCTGCCAAAAAGAGACAACCAAATTGTGCCAGATGAATAAAATCTCAAGTAACAAATATGATAAATTGTAGAAAGCACCTTACACAAATTTGATTTTGTAAAGAATTGCCTGATAAAAAACTTCATTTAACCCGACTCACACAGTCACACCTTGTTCACTGCCAGACATTCAATGATAGAATAAAGTGAACAAACAATTTAACCCTCCACCATCATCAAATATGACCTATTTAAGCCCTTAAAACTCTTTCATCAACTTAAATCATCTTTCATCACAAAACAGAATAATTTACCTCTCCACCTCCATCAACAACGCCCTATTCCTACATCATCTATGTTTCATCATCATGAATCTCAGTATCATCATCATTGTAACatcatcaaaatcaaatttaaCTATTTGATCAGTGGTACCTTCTGCACACAATCTCTCCAGCTCCCGTTTCCTCCAGTCTCTTGTTTGTGGCTCAATCCCTCCACCCCCCTAACACAACCTCTCCCCTAGTCATCATCTCCCTCACCATCAACATATATCATTGTTAATCATCCCGGTCACATCATTATCCAAAAGAGTAATCATTTAGTTTAGGTGGACGGAATTTTGGAGAATCTCAAGGCAAGcttaaataaattaacaaaaattaaataaaaagcttCAAGCTCAACTAAGCCCGAGGACTAGTGAGGCACTAACCAAAATACATTGGTTCGCCATCTAAATGTGACGCAACTAGGAAGACCAACTCAACTACAATGCAATTTCCatattctttttcttctttcgcACCCTTCTCTTCGCCACCTTATCTATAGCTTTTAATCTCTTAAGTTCGGCTTCTGAATGTGACACAACTAGGACGACCGACTCGACTACTATGCAATTtccattttctttttcttcttttgcaCCCTTCTCTTTGCCACTGTAGCTTTTACTCTCTTATGTTAGACCTCTTCAAAATCCAACAAGGGTATCGTTGCACAAAagtttattttggtttgtagAACAGTACGCCTCGTGTCTATGAAGGACCTGCCTTCGCCTTTCGCTATACACCTCACCACCACCACAGGCCCACGTCACCAGTGCATCTCGTGCCTTGTAAAACTAAGGGGGAAATTGATTGATCAGGGCTGATAATTGTTTTAATATGGTGAGATAAGAATTAGGAATCTAAACAAAAGTCAcataaaaatattagggatggcAAGGGTAAGATCTCGATCCCAAAATCCAGGATCCAATGTCATCCCTACATGAGAGGAAATTAGGACCTTTAGTGTTTAAAGTGTGACAACAGCTGCagcaacattaccccagtgcctcaatggctcccgcaaattgcttGTAAAGAGGGTTCGGATGTATGCagtcttacccttgtgttagcaacacaaagagactGTTTCCAAATGACCCAAGATGCGTCAAAATTGCATCAAAGGAGTGgtacttcacaagagaaagaagcaCAGCCACTTTAGTTAGCCATTTTGCTTGATTCCATCATAATTCACAGCCAAAGAGCAATGAGTCTTTGGCCGAATTAAAAAATTTATTAGGTGGATCTTACGCTGAAACTAAATTAGTCAGTTTGTTACAAATTTTCCTAACATTAATGAATCTCTATATTTTGCACATTCTAGAAACTTACATGACCCATCAAAAGCAGACTCCAACAGATCAGGATGATTGCAGTTTTTCCTGAGTTGAATCATTAAGTTGTTTAGCTTTCCTTTCATTCCACGTGGTGCTGTGCCTGCGTGTTTTTAAGTGAGCATTAAGCAGGCTCTAAAGATGGGAATAGCATAATCAGCAAACCAGGGCTGATACTTGACACTCATCAGAAGCATATGAGAAAAAGTGACATTAATATACAACAATAGCACAATACTGACATTCCCCAAGGTAATATAACAGCACATCATGGCAAGTTGGCAGCAATAATGATCAGCAGTTTTGCATAAACATATAATCCATTAGTAAGCAACGATCAAGTAAACAATTCCTAGTCCGTCAAAAAAGTCTTAATATCATGCAGACTTCAGTTCATCCAAAAGATTTAGATGAGACAAACATGAAATTCCATCACCACCTATACCCATTTATATTGCTCTGTATAGTCTCCAGCAGATAAAATGTTTTCAGTATCCAGCTAAAACTAAAAGTCACACCATCCTAAGCCTTCCCTTGCAATTAATTATTGAATGCAACCTGACAGATGATCCTTTATTATAATGTCCCAATGTCCCTAGGTTAGCTTCTATATTGTCTCTACCAAATCTAACACTCATGTGCAATTTATTACTTGTATAGAAACAGTAGCATCTATAAGGCCAACCAGAAATATAAATGACCAAAGTAATTATGTATTAAATTTGCAAGTGTAGACAGAACCCATGTCCAGCAATAGCCACTAAAAACACCACAGCACACATTACAAAGTAAACTTTGGGCCTACACATAATATCGTAACAAATCAAAGAAAGTACAAGGCATAAAAACAATATAGAATAGTGTCAACATCAAATCTAAACCCTTACCAAGACTAACATTCTCCACTAGATGATTTTCCAAAGTGCGGTTAATTAGGTGCTCCTGGAAGTTCCTTTGATGCTCAGTCATGGAAGCATATAAAATAATCTCTTTTTTGCGTGGGAGCGATAACTCAACATCAGACTTCATTCTTCGCAAGAGAAATGGGCGTAATATTGCATGGAGCTTGGCTACTACCTATACATAGTCAGATTAGTTGATAAGGAGGGATACCAGAAATATAGGTGAATAGGTCacaaaaattatttattttttgcATACTTGAAGCCTCCTTTTTTCTTCCATTTCCTCTCTTTCAGCTTCATTGGTGCACCTTCCTGACAAATCGAACCTGAATTCAATGCAATGGCATCATATAAGACAGTGAAGCCACCAACCGCGGCATGTCAAAGCACAGAGAAAGCTACAATTTCATACACCAACCAGATCATCGTAACAACATTGATATAAATATGATATGAAGATGGCAATACAATAAATGTTACTTAACTTGTTGCCGGGACAGCTAAGATAGCCAACTTTACTAGAAATTAACACATGTAAAGTGCATGATAGAGAGATACTTCATTAGGTTCCAAACTACGTACATAGACTCATTTCTAGTTGGACGTACTGATCAGGTTATAACGCTATAGTTAAATCCACATCTTGCACTTCACAAAGCCATGACTTACGGAACATGAGTAACACAAACTACCTTATCAGAATATTTGAAGCCCGGGGAATGCGTTGTGATTTTTAAAAACTGCTGATGCCAAGGATGGGTAGTGAAGCAGACAGTCACACACAGCACAATGATGACGAGAAGCAAGGAAATAGAAAATTAAAAAAGTACGAAATAAACATTGACAGAGAGCAAGGATTAAGAAACGATATAAATGAAGGTGAAGGAATGTGGAGACAAACCATGATTCAAATTCTGCATGAGAAGAGAATATGTCGGGCAAAATGAAATTCAACAACGACCAAAGCTCTGCCAAGTTGTTCTGCAATGGTGTCCCAGTCAGTAGAAGTTTGTTCTCAATAGGCAAAAGTTTGAGCTCTCTCAGTAATTTGCAGTTTGCATTTTTCAGGCGATGGCCCTATGAAGACACACATTCACACAAATCATTAGATACAAGCCATATGAAACTGGCAACCAAAAAAGATAGCCAGTCTTGCAAAGTCTTATGTTGAACACATACCTCATCCACAACAAGATATTTCCATTTGTAGTGCCTCAAGCATTTCCTAGCATCACTAAGAGCAATTTCATAAGAAGTAATAACAATCGGGAAATTGGGACCAATGTTTTTTGGCATATGTTTCAGCCGCAACGCATTCCTCTCTTTCTTGTCGCCATGATAAATGATAGCCTTCAGTGATGgggtaaatctgaaaaataagcaAATTTTGAAACATAACGCCCCAAGGAGAGAAATACACGGAGGATTTGTGAATATTTACCTAGATATCTCATTTACCCAGTTAGACAGTGTAGACAAAGGAGCAATAACCATGTACGGCCCATCCAAACCTTTCCCCTTCAGATGTGCCAAAAACCCAATGGTCTGGATTGTCTTTCCAAGTCCCATTTGGTCAGCAAGAATACCATTCAATCCATTTTGCCAAAGAGAAATCAGCCACTTTACTCCTTTGATCTGGTAAGACTTCAACTTTCCACCAGTCAAGAGGGGTACAAGTTCTGCCTGCTCCTTTGCGATTCTTTCCTCAGCAGTAAGGTCTGCATCTTCACCAGCCGTCCCTTCCTTAGATCTAGTCAGCATAGCTGCCACTGCTCTTTTTGCTTTCATCTATAGAAACACAGAGCCATAATTAGCAACATCACTACTCTACAGTCTACCCTAAGCATCAATCATCACGTTATGTTTAAATTAAAGAGGCCAGGGTGAGTGTTTGGAAGGTGTCAATAATAGTCACATATACTCCCACAACAATCTTTTTAAGGCAGGTACGGAGAAATGTCTACAGTTATCAAATAAGTTTGTAGAAGTCTACAATGTCAACTGTCTTGATAATTTGCAAGTAGATTCACTCACTCAAATATAACACATTTGAGTTTTCTTATGTAGTTCTAACCAGGAACATGCAATTCTGTGAAGATTAATACCCAAGCTTACGCTAACTACAATGGCGTAAACGAGGTCCATTGTTAGTTAAACAGagatttgtagagagataaaatgTGAGAGAGGATGAAAATAGAAGAATGATTGTATTAAGATTGTATGTACAGAGAAGGTATACATACAAGATGCTGATTCTGTTAGATGTAACTAACTACCTTAGGTTGTTAGAGCTAACTATCATTTTCACAGATTCATAAAAGCTTATATCCTATTCCTATACATGTTATGTAATGGTGCTTGCACATGTAAAAATTTAAAGATATGCAATGTACATTAGCCGGATATAgagagagaaggctcacatcatcATACTGGGATGCTTTTCTCTTTCGACCTCgtcctttctttttctccttacTGGGTTCCTCTCTTTCTTCCTCC
Protein-coding sequences here:
- the LOC141622148 gene encoding ATP-dependent DNA helicase DDM1-like isoform X1 is translated as MAENNGVKADLSIDSPISVLADEDLIKEEAEVKSEDDVLVDAKNGDSTLISKKMAEEEEKLLEARVQEEQAELENLPKDAAHLDDIKFSKLDDLLTQTQLYSEFLLENMDDITVSANGAEEEREEPSKEKKKGRGRKRKASQYDDMKAKRAVAAMLTRSKEGTAGEDADLTAEERIAKEQAELVPLLTGGKLKSYQIKGVKWLISLWQNGLNGILADQMGLGKTIQTIGFLAHLKGKGLDGPYMVIAPLSTLSNWVNEISRFTPSLKAIIYHGDKKERNALRLKHMPKNIGPNFPIVITSYEIALSDARKCLRHYKWKYLVVDEGHRLKNANCKLLRELKLLPIENKLLLTGTPLQNNLAELWSLLNFILPDIFSSHAEFESWFDLSGRCTNEAEREEMEEKRRLQVVAKLHAILRPFLLRRMKSDVELSLPRKKEIILYASMTEHQRNFQEHLINRTLENHLVENVSLGTAPRGMKGKLNNLMIQLRKNCNHPDLLESAFDGSYFYPPVEQIVGQCGKFQLLDKLLTKLFARKHKVLIFSQWTKILDIMDYYFSEKGFPVCRIDGSVKLDDRKRQIQEFNDIDSNFRIFLLSTRAGGLGINLTSADTCILYDSDWNPQMDLQAMDRCHRIGQTKPVHVYRLATAQSVEGRILKRAYSKLKLEHVVIGKGQFKQERIMDYDMEEDLLALLRDEEDEEDKMIQQDISEEDIEKVMDRSDLVIRTKEEEESDAANIYVLPLKGPGWEVVIPTATGGVLSTLNS
- the LOC141622148 gene encoding ATP-dependent DNA helicase DDM1-like isoform X2, which encodes MAENNGVKADLSIDSPISVLADEDLIKEEAEVKSEDDVLVDAKNGDSTLISKKMAEEEEKLLEARVQEEQAELENLPKDAAHLDDIKFSKLDDLLTQTQLYSEFLLENMDDITVSANGAEEEREEPSKEKKKGRGRKRKASQYDDMKAKRAVAAMLTRSKEGTAGEDADLTAEERIAKEQAELVPLLTGGKLKSYQIKGVKWLISLWQNGLNGILADQMGLGKTIQTIGFLAHLKGKGLDGPYMVIAPLSTLSNWVNEISRFTPSLKAIIYHGDKKERNALRLKHMPKNIGPNFPIVITSYEIALSDARKCLRHYKWKYLVVDEGHRLKNANCKLLRELKLLPIENKLLLTGTPLQNNLAELWSLLNFILPDIFSSHAEFESWFDLSGRCTNEAEREEMEEKRRLQVVAKLHAILRPFLLRRMKSDVELSLPRKKEIILYASMTEHQRNFQEHLINRTLENHLVENVSLGTAPRGMKGKLNNLMIQLRKNCNHPDLLESAFDGSYFYPPVEQIVGQCGKFQLLDKLLTKLFARKHKVLIFSQWTKILDIMDYYFSEKGFPVCRIDGSVKLDDRKRQNPQMDLQAMDRCHRIGQTKPVHVYRLATAQSVEGRILKRAYSKLKLEHVVIGKGQFKQERIMDYDMEEDLLALLRDEEDEEDKMIQQDISEEDIEKVMDRSDLVIRTKEEEESDAANIYVLPLKGPGWEVVIPTATGGVLSTLNS